One stretch of Nicotiana tabacum cultivar K326 chromosome 18, ASM71507v2, whole genome shotgun sequence DNA includes these proteins:
- the LOC107827179 gene encoding dolichyl-diphosphooligosaccharide--protein glycosyltransferase subunit 2-like isoform X1, giving the protein MGKVLGFLILAVCTLICEAAIFKPISDSHRSAALDLLTPKDGSFESLEVTYKALRSFEVLGTGKQPDIKAVTCKSVVDTVRSPSSASKDLFQALRVNRILKCELNNEAFAGIASRLKDNVNSAGSLLDYYYSVGSLVLIEGQASEVDVHLGGADSVFRAIKALSQSDGRWRYSSNNPESSTFAAGIALESLAGVISLASSEIDRSLISLVKNDILKLLDGVEKYGSQTQCHSKNDCHVTDDGAYYFDEKLVDAHGYQSPLSASSAVVRGITAFAIASDEDLNLPGDKILGLARFFLGVGIPGKAEDLFYQLDALASLENNRVSIPLILSPPTAVLSLTRKDQLKVNVNTVLGSAAPSLSVKLKQIFTSGSKDASIIDQDLKFDPENAVHFLDVLPENIDAGSYIFTFEIVLHNPEDKKIYAAGGRTKVPIYVTGFVKVDHAEVAVLDSDLGNVETQKRLDLAGENSISLSANHLQKLQLSFQLTSPLGNAFKPHQAFLKLRHESKVEHIFVVGNSGNFFEIILDFLGLVEKFFYLSGRYDIQLTVGDAVMENSFFQHLGSIELDLPEPPEKAARPPPQAVDASSKFGPKAEISHIFRAPEKRPPKELSLIFLALVLLPFVGFLVGLLRLQVNLKNFPKASAPATFAILFHFGIAAVLSLYLLFWLKLNLFTTLKALGFLGIFLMFVGHRTLAYLASSSAKLKSA; this is encoded by the exons ATGGGGAAAGTTTTAGGATTTTTGATTCTAGCGGTGTGTACATTGATCTGTGAAGCTGCTATCTTCAAACCCATTTCAGATTCTCACCGATCTGCAGCTTTAGATTTGCTTACACCCAAAGATGGATCTTTTGAAAG TCTTGAAGTGACATACAAGGCCTTAAGGTCATTTGAGGTTCTTGGAACTGGAAAACAGCCTGACATCAAGGCGGTTACATGTAAATCAGTGGTGGATACTGTTAGGTCTCCATCTTCAGCATCGAAGGATTTGTTTCAAGCATTGAGAGTCAATAGGATATTGAAGTGCGAGCTTAACAATGAGGCTTTTGCT GGCATAGCCTCTAGACTTAAGGATAACGTGAACAGTGCTGGTTCACTTCTCGACTACTACTATTCAGTTGGAAGTTTAGTCCTTATCGAG GGTCAAGCTTCTGAAGTTGATGTACACCTTGGAGGTGCTGATTCAGTTTTCCGTGCCATAAAG GCTCTTAGCCAAAGTGATGGAAGATGGCGCTATAGCTCCAACAATCCCGAGTCTAGTACATTTGCTGCAG GAATTGCACTTGAGAGCCTGGCTGGTGTCATTTCATTAGCATCTTCTGAGATTGATCGTTCTCTG ATTAGCCTGGTGAAAAATGACATATTGAAGCTTCTGGACGGTGTTGAGAAATATG GCTCGCAAACTCAGTGTCATTCTAAGAACGATTGTCATGTTACAGATGATGGGGCTTATTACTTTGATGAAAAGCTTGTTGATGCTCATGGATATCAGAGTCCCCTATCAGCTTCATCAGCTGTGGTGCGTGGTATCACAGCATTTGCCATAGCATCTGATGAAGATTTAAAC CTTCCAGGTGACAAAATCTTAGGTTTAGCAAGGTTTTTCCTCGGTGTCGGAATTCCTGGAAAAGCAGAAGACTTGTTTTATCAACTTGATGCATTGGCTTCCTTAGAAAACAATAG GGTCTCCATTCCTTTGATTTTGTCGCCCCCGACTGCTGTGCTTTCATTGACTAGGAAAGACCAGCTTAAG GTGAACGTAAACACTGTTTTGGGCTCTGCTGCACCTTCTCTGTCAGTCAAACTCAAGCAGATCTTCACCTCCGGTTCCAAAGATGCTTCTATCATTGATCAG GATCTCAAATTTGACCCAGAAAATGCTGTGCATTTCTTAGATGTATTGCCAGAGAACATTGACGCTGGTAGTTACATTTTTACTTTTGAG ATTGTCCTTCACAATCCTGAGGATAAAAAGATCTATGCCGCTGGAGGACGAACAAAAGTACCCATATACGTGACAGGATTTGTCAAAGTTGACCATGCAGAGGTTGCTGTTCTTGACAGCGATCTTGGTAATGTGGAAACTCAAAAGAG GCTTGATTTGGCTGGGGAGAACAGTATCTCTCTCTCAGCAAACCATCTTCAAAAGCTACAGTTGTCATTCCAATTAACTTCTCCTCTAGGGAATGCTTTTAAGCCGCACCAG GCTTTCCTCAAGTTGAGACATGAGAGCAAAGTGGAACACATCTTTGTTGTGGGAAATTCTggaaatttttttgaaataatacTA GATTTTCTTGGGCTAGTCGAGAAGTTTTTCTATCTGTCAGGTAGATATGACATTCAACTTACAGTTGGGGATGCTGTCATG GAGAACTCGTTCTTCCAACATCTGGGTTCAATTGAGTTAGATCTACCAGAGCCTCCAGAAAAGGCAGCTCGCCCTCCTCCACAAGCTGTTGACGCTTCCTCAAAATTTGGGCCCAAGGCAGAAATATCACACATATTCAGAGCTCCGGAAAAAAGACCTCCTAAGGAGCTTTCGCTCATCTTTTTGGCCCTTGTTCTCTTGCCATTCGTTGGATTTTTGGTGGGG CTTTTGAGGCTGCAAGTCAATCTGAAGAACTTCCCAAAAGCATCAGCACCTGCTACATTTGCCATTCTTTTCCACTTTGGCATTGCAGCTGTCTTATCGCTCTATCTTCTATTTTGGTTGAAG CTGAATCTATTCACAACACTTAAAGCACTTGGCTTTTTAGGGATCTTCTTGATGTTCGTCGGGCACAGAACCCTTGCATATCTAGCATCATCATCTGCCAAGTTGAAATCAGCCTAA
- the LOC107827179 gene encoding dolichyl-diphosphooligosaccharide--protein glycosyltransferase subunit 2-like isoform X2, translating into MGKVLGFLILAVCTLICEAAIFKPISDSHRSAALDLLTPKDGSFESLEVTYKALRSFEVLGTGKQPDIKAVTCKSVVDTVRSPSSASKDLFQALRVNRILKCELNNEAFAGIASRLKDNVNSAGSLLDYYYSVGSLVLIEGQASEVDVHLGGADSVFRAIKALSQSDGRWRYSSNNPESSTFAAGIALESLAGVISLASSEIDRSLISLVKNDILKLLDGVEKYDDGAYYFDEKLVDAHGYQSPLSASSAVVRGITAFAIASDEDLNLPGDKILGLARFFLGVGIPGKAEDLFYQLDALASLENNRVSIPLILSPPTAVLSLTRKDQLKVNVNTVLGSAAPSLSVKLKQIFTSGSKDASIIDQDLKFDPENAVHFLDVLPENIDAGSYIFTFEIVLHNPEDKKIYAAGGRTKVPIYVTGFVKVDHAEVAVLDSDLGNVETQKRLDLAGENSISLSANHLQKLQLSFQLTSPLGNAFKPHQAFLKLRHESKVEHIFVVGNSGNFFEIILDFLGLVEKFFYLSGRYDIQLTVGDAVMENSFFQHLGSIELDLPEPPEKAARPPPQAVDASSKFGPKAEISHIFRAPEKRPPKELSLIFLALVLLPFVGFLVGLLRLQVNLKNFPKASAPATFAILFHFGIAAVLSLYLLFWLKLNLFTTLKALGFLGIFLMFVGHRTLAYLASSSAKLKSA; encoded by the exons ATGGGGAAAGTTTTAGGATTTTTGATTCTAGCGGTGTGTACATTGATCTGTGAAGCTGCTATCTTCAAACCCATTTCAGATTCTCACCGATCTGCAGCTTTAGATTTGCTTACACCCAAAGATGGATCTTTTGAAAG TCTTGAAGTGACATACAAGGCCTTAAGGTCATTTGAGGTTCTTGGAACTGGAAAACAGCCTGACATCAAGGCGGTTACATGTAAATCAGTGGTGGATACTGTTAGGTCTCCATCTTCAGCATCGAAGGATTTGTTTCAAGCATTGAGAGTCAATAGGATATTGAAGTGCGAGCTTAACAATGAGGCTTTTGCT GGCATAGCCTCTAGACTTAAGGATAACGTGAACAGTGCTGGTTCACTTCTCGACTACTACTATTCAGTTGGAAGTTTAGTCCTTATCGAG GGTCAAGCTTCTGAAGTTGATGTACACCTTGGAGGTGCTGATTCAGTTTTCCGTGCCATAAAG GCTCTTAGCCAAAGTGATGGAAGATGGCGCTATAGCTCCAACAATCCCGAGTCTAGTACATTTGCTGCAG GAATTGCACTTGAGAGCCTGGCTGGTGTCATTTCATTAGCATCTTCTGAGATTGATCGTTCTCTG ATTAGCCTGGTGAAAAATGACATATTGAAGCTTCTGGACGGTGTTGAGAAATATG ATGATGGGGCTTATTACTTTGATGAAAAGCTTGTTGATGCTCATGGATATCAGAGTCCCCTATCAGCTTCATCAGCTGTGGTGCGTGGTATCACAGCATTTGCCATAGCATCTGATGAAGATTTAAAC CTTCCAGGTGACAAAATCTTAGGTTTAGCAAGGTTTTTCCTCGGTGTCGGAATTCCTGGAAAAGCAGAAGACTTGTTTTATCAACTTGATGCATTGGCTTCCTTAGAAAACAATAG GGTCTCCATTCCTTTGATTTTGTCGCCCCCGACTGCTGTGCTTTCATTGACTAGGAAAGACCAGCTTAAG GTGAACGTAAACACTGTTTTGGGCTCTGCTGCACCTTCTCTGTCAGTCAAACTCAAGCAGATCTTCACCTCCGGTTCCAAAGATGCTTCTATCATTGATCAG GATCTCAAATTTGACCCAGAAAATGCTGTGCATTTCTTAGATGTATTGCCAGAGAACATTGACGCTGGTAGTTACATTTTTACTTTTGAG ATTGTCCTTCACAATCCTGAGGATAAAAAGATCTATGCCGCTGGAGGACGAACAAAAGTACCCATATACGTGACAGGATTTGTCAAAGTTGACCATGCAGAGGTTGCTGTTCTTGACAGCGATCTTGGTAATGTGGAAACTCAAAAGAG GCTTGATTTGGCTGGGGAGAACAGTATCTCTCTCTCAGCAAACCATCTTCAAAAGCTACAGTTGTCATTCCAATTAACTTCTCCTCTAGGGAATGCTTTTAAGCCGCACCAG GCTTTCCTCAAGTTGAGACATGAGAGCAAAGTGGAACACATCTTTGTTGTGGGAAATTCTggaaatttttttgaaataatacTA GATTTTCTTGGGCTAGTCGAGAAGTTTTTCTATCTGTCAGGTAGATATGACATTCAACTTACAGTTGGGGATGCTGTCATG GAGAACTCGTTCTTCCAACATCTGGGTTCAATTGAGTTAGATCTACCAGAGCCTCCAGAAAAGGCAGCTCGCCCTCCTCCACAAGCTGTTGACGCTTCCTCAAAATTTGGGCCCAAGGCAGAAATATCACACATATTCAGAGCTCCGGAAAAAAGACCTCCTAAGGAGCTTTCGCTCATCTTTTTGGCCCTTGTTCTCTTGCCATTCGTTGGATTTTTGGTGGGG CTTTTGAGGCTGCAAGTCAATCTGAAGAACTTCCCAAAAGCATCAGCACCTGCTACATTTGCCATTCTTTTCCACTTTGGCATTGCAGCTGTCTTATCGCTCTATCTTCTATTTTGGTTGAAG CTGAATCTATTCACAACACTTAAAGCACTTGGCTTTTTAGGGATCTTCTTGATGTTCGTCGGGCACAGAACCCTTGCATATCTAGCATCATCATCTGCCAAGTTGAAATCAGCCTAA